CCTTCTATCAGAGGACTGTTGAACGCTGCGATACTGTCTGCATATGGAGAAAAACCACCGCATGCAACGGTTGTAAATGTATGTGTCACTGAATCATACAGTGAAAGACCAAGAATAAGGAATATCAGCACCATTATTACCGAAAGTAGAAGATAGACCATCCACAATAACTTGGCCGTTTCCCTGACACGTGGTTTGATACCCTCCTTATCAGGGCCCGGGACTTCAGCATAATACATCTCACGTCCTGCAACACCAAGTTTTGGAAGAATGGCAATAAACAGAAGGATAATACCCATTCCTCCCAGCCACTGGGTCATGCTTCTCCAGAAAAGGAGACTCCGGGAATATGATTCAATATCCATCAGGACGGTGGATCCGGTTGTGGTAAAGCCTGACATTGATTCAAAAAAAGCATTGATAGGAGATATTCCACTAAGGATGAAAGGGATTGAACCAAATGCAGCAGCAAGCAGCCAGCCACCTGCAACAATAGCAAACCCTTCCCTGTGATACCACCTCTCCTTTTCTTCGAAGTTTATTGAAAGAAGGGAACCTGATAAAATCGAAGCTACGATTGCAACTGCAAACGGATACAGCGATTCACCATAATACAGTGCAATCAGAAGAGGAACAAACATAATCACACCCAGCATGAAGAGAAGATTTCCCATTACATGCAAAACCGTTGAATGTCTCATAAAACCAGATCCATCTACAATTTACCTGTTCTTCCAGAATTCTGGAGTTAGCAGTACCAGTACTGTGAATATTTCAAGTCTTCCAATCCACATGTTGAGTGTGAGAATTAATTTTCCTGCAGAAGGTACTGAACCGTATCCTTCCATGGGTCCCACCATACCAAGTCCTGGCCCCACATTACCCAGTGTTGCTACAGAAGCACTGATCGCAGATAATATGTCCAGGCCCATCAGTGCCATTAGAATGGATCCTATCACAAATATCAGGAAATAGATTACAATAAAGGCCATTATTGACTGAATTACATTCTCGGTAACTGTAGCTTCGTTGAATCTCAGTGGCTTCACCGCTCTTGGATGGATCGTTTTGAACAGTTCTCTTCTTGCATATTTTGATAGGAGAAGAATGCGCACCATCTTTATACCACCTGCTGTGGATCCTGCAGATCCTCCAAAGAACATGAGCACAAGAAGTACCATCCGGGCCGAATCTGACCACTGGTTAAAGTCCATTGATGCATAGCCTGTAGTTGTGGTGATGGATATTGACTGGAATGCGGCATACCTGAGAGAATCTGTCAGAGAACCTCCAAAATCCCTCCAGAGCAAAACGGTGAGAAGAACAGTTGCAGCCAGCAGGATAAAGGCATAGAACCTGAACTCCTCGTCCCTTACCAGACTCTTTGAGTTAACAAAGACTGTCCTGTAGTAGAGAGCAAAGTGTACACCACCTATGAACATAAAGACTATGATGATCCATTCTGCCAGAGGATTCTGGAATGCACCGATGCTTTCAGAATAAGGAGAAAAGCCTGCACATGCAATGGTTGTGAACATATGCGTGACTGAATCATAAGGAGAAAGACCTGCAAGCATCAAAAGTCCAACCAGTACCACTGAGAAAACTATGTATATCATCCAGAAAACCCTGGCAGTATCCCTGATACGGGGTTTGATCTTATCTTCACCGGGACCGGGTAGCTCTGCCTTGAAAAGTTCACGACCACCTACCCCAAGTTTTGGAAGAATGGCAATAAACAGAAGAATGATACCCATTCCTCCCAGCCACTGGGTCATGTTCCTCCAGAACAGGAGACTCTTTGGATACTGCTCGATTTCAGTGAGAATACTTGCTCCTGTTGCAGTTATTCCTGACATGGATTCAAACAGGGCATCTACCGGGGATATGCCTGAAAGGATATAGGGAATTGTTCCAAATACAGCTGCTGAGAGCCATGTGAGTGCAACAATGGCAAAGCTTTCCCTTATGTGCCATTCCTCTGCTGACCTGAATTTCAGGAACAGAAAAAGACCTGTACCTGAAGTTAGCACGATAGCAACCAAAAATGGTTCCAGTGGTTCCTGATAGTGGATAGCCAGGACAAGAGGTATAATCATGAAAAATCCCATATACCCAAGAAGGCGTCCCATTACATTCAGAACAACACGAAAATCCATTTTCGTACCAGCCTTTATTTGAACATACGTTTAAGGTCATCCAGTGCAGACTGAAGGGAAAACATCACCACACGGTCTCCGGGTCTTACCTTATAGTCTCCACTTGGAACAATAGTCTCATTTCCTCTTACCACCATACTCACAATTGAACCCTGTGGAAAATCAATTTTCTTCAGAGTTTTTCCTGCAACCTTAGATCTATCAGTTATGGTATACTCCACAACCTCAGCCTTCTCGCCTTCCAGGGTGGTAATGGACTGCATGCTGGTACCCATTGTAAGTTTGAACACTTCCTTTATGGTAGCACCCCTTGGGCTTACTGCACTGTCCACACCCACCATCTCAAATAGGGAAACATATTCCGGTTTATCAACCCTTGCAATAACTTTCTTTACACCAAACTGTTTGGCGATCAGGGCACATAGCAGATTCTTCTCATCACTGTTGGTAACAGCGATCACCACATCCATATCCTCAATGTTTTCATCCTGGAGCATCTCAACATCAGTACCATCACTGTTGAGAACAAGGGTATGGGGGAGTTTTACTGCAATATCATCACATCTCTGCCTATCCTTTTCAACTATCTTGATATCGAAATTGGACATGTGGATCATGTTAGCAAGATAGAACCCTACCACACCTCCACCGATGATCATTATCTTGTTCCTTTTGCGGATCGTTTCTCCAAACAGTGAGCGTATGTTTTCCATGGATTCGGATTTACCTATCAGTACCACATGATCATTTTTCATGATGTGGTCATCACCGTGGGGAATGATTACCTGATTTTTTCTAAAAATGGCACTTACTATGCAGTCATCACCCAGGTCAATGTCAACGAGCTTTTTGTTGACCATTTCATTATCCTCATGAGCCACGAACTCCAGCATCTCAACCTTGCCCTCTGCAAAGAATTCAATATCAATAGCAGATGGTATGGATAGAACTTCAGCAACCTCTGAAGCAAGTGTAAGTTCAGGACAGATCATCACATCAATGCCAATGGGTGTACGTTTTGCAACCGGCTGATCGATATAATCAGGATTACTGACCCTTGCAACTGTTTTCAGATCATCTGCGCTTCCTGTCGAGCCGGCAATGAGTTTGGATGCCATGCATGCAACAATATTTACCTCATCACTGCCTGTCACTGCAACAAGTAACTCAGCGTCATTTAGAACATCACCCAGCACAGAAGCATTTGCACCGTTTGACTGTATCACCTGGATGTCAAGACCTCTGGCCCTGTCACAGGCCTCTTCGTCCTTATCGATAATGACAATATCATTATTTATGTAAAGGGATTTGGCTATATGGTATCCAACCTCTCCTGCACCAACAATTACTATCTTCATTAGAAAACCTCAGATAATATTTAGAAGCAATTTAAATTGTCTGAACATTGAAAATTAATTATTTGATACGATCATCCATATAGAGCAGGTTATTGTTAAACTTTATTCTAAAAAAAAAGAAAGATAGGCCATTAACAGGCTGTGCTTAGATGCCTGTAAAACACATCTGCTGGCCTGCACGAAATAATGCGTATTCAGGAATATTGTGGAGCTGAATGATCTGAGATTACCGGCTGCAAATTCTCAGAAAACATCCTTTACCTTATCGAAAATATTTCGAGCTCCTTTATGGGAATGGTCCTTTCCTTTAGCTTCCTTCTGTTCAGGAGTTTTGCTCTCTTCGAATTGTCTTAACAATTCCTTCTGATCCTCGGTAAGGTCTGTAGGTGTGCGTACAATTACCCGCACATGCTGGTCACCTTCGCCGCGTCCCTGTAAGCGGGGCATACCCTTACCCTTGAGCCTGAACAATGCATGTGTCTGAGTTCCTGCAGGTATGTTCATCTTGACCTTTCCGTGCAGTGTCGGTACCATTATCGATGCTCCAAGGGCAGCCTGGGTAAATGATATAGGAGCCTCGTAGACAATATCATCACCAACTCTCTCAAAGGTATCATGGGGCTCAACGTGTATGAAAACGTAGAGGTCGCCGGGTGGTGCTCCAGGATCACCGGGTTCACCTTCACCTCTTACCATCAGTCTCATACCGGTATCTGCTCCCTTTGGAACCTTTACCGATATCTTGCGCACACGTTTTACCTTTCCACTACCTCTGCACTCACTGCAGGGTGTATCAATTATACGACCCTCCCCACCGCATTCCCTGCATGGTGTGGTTGTCATAAACCTGCCAAAGGGAGTATTGCGGGCATGGGTAACCTGACCCCTGCCCTGACATACAGAACAGGTCTTTGGCTGGGTTCCAGGCTTTGCACCGCTTCCGCCGCAGGTCTCACAGTTTTCCATTCTGGGAACATTGATGGTTTTACTGGTACCTGTGGCTGCTTCCTCAAGAGTTATTGAAAGGTCATACCTGAGATCCGAGCCTCTGGCCGGGCCACGTCTTCTTCTGGAATGTCCTCCTCCAAAGAACATATCGAAGATATCACCAAGTCCTCCCATCTCACCAAAGATATCACCAAAGTCAGCGTTCCTGAAAATATCCTCTTCACTATAGCGCCCATCAATTCCGGCATGTCCGAATCTGTCATACTGAGCCCTTTTTTCAGGGTCTGACAGCACTGCATAGGCCTCAGAAATTTCCTTGAACTTATCCTCTGCATCAGCTTCCTTGTTCCTGTCAGGATGGTACTTCATTGCAAGTTTCCTGTAGGTCTTCTTGATCTCTTCTGCTGATGCGTCCTTTGATACTCCAAGTATTTCGTAATAATCACGTGCTGTTGTCATAAAAAGATCCCTGCCGGAATGAATATGGGTACTGTCTGATCTAACAGTACCCTTCTTTGTTCTATTTTTATTTTATTGTTGTGCAATTATTTCTTATCCTCATCCACAACTTCATAATCTGCATCAACCACATCTTCATCTGGCTGGGATTCTGAACCTGCGGTTTCTGCACCTCCCTCCTGCTGTTGCTGCTGGGCTGCAGCTTCCTGAGCTTTCTGGTACATTGCACTGGAAACCTCATATACTGCATTCTGGAGGGATTCGGTCTTCTTCTTGATCTCTTCGATATCATCGCCTTCAAGGGCCTTTCTGAGTT
Above is a genomic segment from Methanosalsum zhilinae DSM 4017 containing:
- a CDS encoding TrkH family potassium uptake protein codes for the protein MDFRVVLNVMGRLLGYMGFFMIIPLVLAIHYQEPLEPFLVAIVLTSGTGLFLFLKFRSAEEWHIRESFAIVALTWLSAAVFGTIPYILSGISPVDALFESMSGITATGASILTEIEQYPKSLLFWRNMTQWLGGMGIILLFIAILPKLGVGGRELFKAELPGPGEDKIKPRIRDTARVFWMIYIVFSVVLVGLLMLAGLSPYDSVTHMFTTIACAGFSPYSESIGAFQNPLAEWIIIVFMFIGGVHFALYYRTVFVNSKSLVRDEEFRFYAFILLAATVLLTVLLWRDFGGSLTDSLRYAAFQSISITTTTGYASMDFNQWSDSARMVLLVLMFFGGSAGSTAGGIKMVRILLLSKYARRELFKTIHPRAVKPLRFNEATVTENVIQSIMAFIVIYFLIFVIGSILMALMGLDILSAISASVATLGNVGPGLGMVGPMEGYGSVPSAGKLILTLNMWIGRLEIFTVLVLLTPEFWKNR
- the trkA gene encoding Trk system potassium transporter TrkA, with translation MKIVIVGAGEVGYHIAKSLYINNDIVIIDKDEEACDRARGLDIQVIQSNGANASVLGDVLNDAELLVAVTGSDEVNIVACMASKLIAGSTGSADDLKTVARVSNPDYIDQPVAKRTPIGIDVMICPELTLASEVAEVLSIPSAIDIEFFAEGKVEMLEFVAHEDNEMVNKKLVDIDLGDDCIVSAIFRKNQVIIPHGDDHIMKNDHVVLIGKSESMENIRSLFGETIRKRNKIMIIGGGVVGFYLANMIHMSNFDIKIVEKDRQRCDDIAVKLPHTLVLNSDGTDVEMLQDENIEDMDVVIAVTNSDEKNLLCALIAKQFGVKKVIARVDKPEYVSLFEMVGVDSAVSPRGATIKEVFKLTMGTSMQSITTLEGEKAEVVEYTITDRSKVAGKTLKKIDFPQGSIVSMVVRGNETIVPSGDYKVRPGDRVVMFSLQSALDDLKRMFK
- the dnaJ gene encoding molecular chaperone DnaJ, which produces MTTARDYYEILGVSKDASAEEIKKTYRKLAMKYHPDRNKEADAEDKFKEISEAYAVLSDPEKRAQYDRFGHAGIDGRYSEEDIFRNADFGDIFGEMGGLGDIFDMFFGGGHSRRRRGPARGSDLRYDLSITLEEAATGTSKTINVPRMENCETCGGSGAKPGTQPKTCSVCQGRGQVTHARNTPFGRFMTTTPCRECGGEGRIIDTPCSECRGSGKVKRVRKISVKVPKGADTGMRLMVRGEGEPGDPGAPPGDLYVFIHVEPHDTFERVGDDIVYEAPISFTQAALGASIMVPTLHGKVKMNIPAGTQTHALFRLKGKGMPRLQGRGEGDQHVRVIVRTPTDLTEDQKELLRQFEESKTPEQKEAKGKDHSHKGARNIFDKVKDVF